One window of Brevibacterium pigmentatum genomic DNA carries:
- a CDS encoding peptidoglycan recognition protein family protein produces the protein MAMMPGAVNKLLANQARQGLMKSYQGISLHTMVGSLAGTDSMFQKDGTVGTESHFGVGENGEIYQWVDTKYTADANYLGSGHVISIETADYGGSFGRWNTAGDNVPYWNAAQIAAIVKIIVWACTTHDIPIQQMKTVRDRGIGYHAMGVPGNELPNSLRGTRYQWSKYAGKVCPGKNRISQIPEIVRLAQGGAAPSDTAPAPKKEGILGMTKYSGGKIYKALQALTRGKWKSLFIDKGSMSILTCDGNPYLAQVYLTVTGLKPEETIQVRFITASYKKGTTTKNNGYYPKQEQHGSGGGTYISHTQIGKTGKGKNGRSNRLRVQVWTDSNTAKITSIQTKFLKG, from the coding sequence ATGGCCATGATGCCCGGAGCCGTGAACAAGCTCCTCGCAAACCAGGCACGTCAGGGCCTGATGAAGTCCTACCAGGGAATCTCGCTCCATACGATGGTCGGAAGCCTCGCAGGCACCGACAGCATGTTCCAGAAGGACGGCACCGTCGGCACTGAATCCCACTTCGGTGTCGGCGAGAACGGTGAGATCTACCAGTGGGTCGACACCAAGTACACCGCCGACGCGAACTACCTCGGATCCGGCCACGTCATCAGCATCGAGACCGCCGACTACGGCGGCTCCTTCGGACGCTGGAACACTGCCGGCGACAACGTGCCCTATTGGAACGCAGCTCAGATCGCCGCGATCGTGAAGATCATCGTCTGGGCCTGCACGACCCACGACATCCCCATCCAGCAGATGAAGACCGTCCGCGACCGCGGCATCGGCTATCACGCCATGGGAGTCCCCGGAAACGAACTCCCCAACTCGCTACGCGGCACCCGCTACCAGTGGTCGAAATACGCCGGGAAAGTCTGCCCCGGCAAGAACCGCATCTCCCAGATCCCCGAAATCGTGCGACTCGCACAAGGCGGCGCCGCCCCAAGCGACACCGCACCGGCACCGAAGAAGGAAGGCATCCTCGGCATGACCAAATACTCAGGCGGCAAAATCTACAAAGCCCTGCAAGCACTCACCCGCGGCAAATGGAAGTCACTCTTCATCGACAAAGGGTCCATGTCGATCCTCACCTGCGACGGCAACCCCTACCTCGCCCAGGTGTACCTCACCGTGACCGGCCTGAAACCGGAAGAGACCATCCAGGTCCGGTTCATCACCGCCTCCTACAAGAAGGGGACGACGACGAAGAACAACGGGTACTACCCGAAGCAGGAGCAGCACGGTTCCGGCGGCGGCACCTACATCTCGCACACCCAGATCGGCAAAACCGGCAAGGGCAAGAACGGCCGCTCGAACCGGCTCCGCGTTCAAGTGTGGACCGACTCGAACACCGCGAAGATCACCAGCATCCAGACCAAGTTCCTGAAAGGCTGA
- a CDS encoding phage baseplate protein, with protein MALNVFGGGPSDVTSDSAGNIIGGVTMKVYTAALGGQQVTELYDTTGEPLSGVVTSEAEGDNEGRVTFQASDQYQILYLDAGYGMRWAVPAREAFSAAYTALGKSEAAVTAAQKAEALATEAGTKADLAFAEVDAKLGFDITKLSPTFVTQLRGDPQGVVQSFARDPLSGDYYASQAIGQIGGTTNLVVTHYDSAGTPIDQCTFEGGGHGSTTAIERDGQNVWLWFRWTYDSTSSGYTNRMVRAKYQPGLTVKRNDPAVLDVMDVSDNLLVNYEIDQAADRIALRVTPGGTNEQYLLYRLSDYKANRNTPLAMLGPYTWSEADDGPYQGHCTIDGHLYMSRGNVDQGNPCTITRIDWETGDQIVIDVTDVGRTGSTWPGGRNENEGVTVWRGQGGTPSLLFGKAVGSFGYRQALVYSFSPPAAEHPAGESLRAALTSFQSGKVIVPGGSGEITSTPVRFKWEFPGVPDIVVTPGTTSPGGIVKGASFGNETPQGFTAYINRTSASATTVHWHAYYGPGINGITE; from the coding sequence ATGGCCTTGAACGTTTTCGGCGGAGGCCCCAGCGACGTCACCTCCGACTCCGCGGGCAACATCATCGGCGGCGTCACCATGAAGGTGTACACGGCCGCCCTCGGCGGCCAACAGGTCACGGAACTCTACGACACCACAGGCGAACCCCTATCCGGCGTCGTCACCTCTGAGGCCGAAGGCGATAACGAGGGGCGAGTCACTTTCCAAGCCTCCGACCAATACCAGATCCTCTACCTGGACGCCGGATACGGGATGCGATGGGCGGTGCCCGCACGTGAAGCATTCTCCGCCGCCTACACGGCCCTCGGAAAGTCTGAGGCAGCGGTCACAGCCGCACAGAAAGCAGAAGCGCTCGCCACGGAGGCTGGAACGAAGGCGGATTTGGCGTTCGCGGAGGTGGACGCGAAGCTCGGGTTCGATATCACGAAACTGTCACCGACTTTTGTTACGCAGCTGCGCGGCGATCCTCAAGGGGTTGTGCAGTCGTTTGCTCGTGATCCACTGTCGGGGGACTACTATGCCTCCCAGGCGATCGGGCAGATCGGTGGCACTACCAACCTCGTGGTGACCCATTACGACTCAGCTGGGACACCAATCGACCAATGCACGTTCGAAGGGGGCGGACACGGGTCGACGACCGCGATCGAACGTGACGGGCAGAATGTGTGGTTGTGGTTCCGGTGGACTTACGATTCGACGAGCAGTGGCTATACGAACAGGATGGTGCGGGCGAAGTACCAGCCTGGGCTGACTGTGAAACGCAATGATCCCGCCGTGTTGGATGTCATGGACGTGTCCGATAATCTTCTCGTCAACTACGAAATCGACCAGGCTGCTGACAGGATCGCCCTGAGAGTCACCCCGGGCGGCACCAATGAGCAGTACCTGCTGTATCGGTTGTCGGACTATAAAGCGAACCGCAACACCCCGCTGGCGATGCTCGGCCCGTACACGTGGTCCGAGGCTGACGACGGACCGTATCAGGGGCACTGCACTATCGACGGACATCTCTATATGTCCCGCGGCAATGTTGACCAGGGGAACCCGTGCACGATTACGCGCATCGATTGGGAAACGGGCGATCAGATTGTCATCGACGTCACTGATGTTGGCCGTACCGGGTCTACGTGGCCCGGTGGCCGTAACGAGAATGAGGGAGTGACTGTCTGGCGCGGGCAGGGCGGGACCCCCTCACTGCTGTTTGGTAAGGCAGTCGGGTCGTTCGGTTATCGGCAGGCACTGGTGTATTCGTTTTCACCGCCGGCGGCTGAGCACCCGGCGGGAGAATCACTGCGCGCAGCTCTTACCAGTTTTCAGTCAGGGAAAGTCATTGTTCCCGGTGGCAGCGGAGAGATTACGTCAACTCCGGTGCGGTTCAAATGGGAATTTCCCGGGGTGCCGGACATCGTAGTCACTCCCGGCACAACCTCACCCGGCGGCATCGTGAAGGGTGCCTCGTTTGGCAACGAGACTCCACAGGGGTTCACCGCCTATATCAACCGCACGTCAGCCTCGGCGACCACTGTTCACTGGCATGCCTATTACGGGCCCGGAATCAACGGAATCACCGAGTGA
- a CDS encoding DUF5047 domain-containing protein, which translates to MFPVSDRWLEALSLARYEPVVQWSPDRGTTWSDLTLHDGSITAASTSQVRWTARGLIISGADIGRRALSPYGARIRVFMRMHYDRHTIETVPLGVYRVEEVSQAGLRPGRAQVDGLSLEAQVQDERFHQPRTLAIGTGQYWATTLIKEVLPEVGMSWRLGDTNIPQLVEERDRWGLIDGRSRDPSIAKSLGGRVFCDSRGSFVAAPVPTLEDPTVWELAAGPGGALVEPQQTLSRDGVYNQIVASGASENGQPPIGPSVASDDDPVSPTYYKGPFGAVPLFYTSKLITSLQQCQTTALGLLAPRLGLKQKVSVSSLLNYALEPDDVISVTMPDETVENHIIDSITFPLTGGTMSMQTRSTTSPAGGRITIEGDNDDYGEGNFE; encoded by the coding sequence GTGTTCCCAGTCTCCGATCGGTGGCTCGAAGCACTTTCCCTGGCTCGGTATGAACCCGTCGTGCAATGGTCACCCGACCGCGGAACCACCTGGTCAGATCTGACCCTTCACGACGGGTCCATTACCGCCGCCTCCACCTCGCAAGTCCGATGGACCGCCCGCGGCCTCATCATCTCCGGCGCAGACATAGGCCGCCGAGCACTCTCCCCATACGGTGCCCGGATTCGCGTGTTCATGCGCATGCACTACGACCGTCACACCATCGAGACCGTTCCGTTGGGTGTGTACCGGGTCGAAGAAGTCTCCCAAGCTGGTCTCCGACCCGGACGCGCACAGGTGGATGGACTGTCGCTTGAGGCGCAGGTGCAGGATGAACGGTTCCACCAACCCCGCACCCTGGCGATCGGCACCGGTCAATACTGGGCCACCACCCTCATCAAGGAAGTGCTACCCGAGGTCGGCATGTCCTGGCGGCTCGGCGACACCAACATTCCGCAGCTCGTCGAAGAACGAGACCGGTGGGGACTCATCGACGGCCGCTCCCGCGACCCCTCCATTGCCAAGTCCCTCGGCGGCCGAGTGTTCTGCGACTCCCGCGGATCTTTCGTCGCAGCTCCCGTCCCCACACTCGAGGACCCTACAGTGTGGGAACTGGCCGCCGGCCCGGGTGGTGCCCTCGTCGAACCGCAACAAACACTGTCCCGCGACGGGGTGTACAACCAGATCGTCGCCTCCGGAGCGTCCGAGAACGGGCAACCACCCATCGGCCCGTCCGTCGCCTCCGACGACGACCCCGTCTCGCCGACCTATTACAAGGGGCCGTTCGGGGCGGTGCCGCTGTTCTACACGTCGAAACTCATCACCAGCCTGCAACAGTGCCAAACCACCGCACTCGGCCTCCTGGCCCCACGCCTAGGTCTGAAACAGAAGGTGTCCGTGTCGTCGCTGTTGAACTATGCGCTCGAACCCGACGACGTCATCTCCGTGACGATGCCTGACGAAACCGTGGAGAACCACATCATCGACTCCATCACCTTCCCCCTGACCGGAGGAACCATGTCCATGCAAACCCGCTCCACCACCTCACCCGCTGGTGGGCGCATCACCATCGAAGGCGACAACGACGACTACGGGGAGGGCAATTTTGAGTGA
- a CDS encoding phage tail tape measure protein: MAEVRNVSALLSVKVNQFKADMAAAGKAAVDAANKTETAWDKSQTGAGKAIQKIGQYRSEISEIGGAMATFGGIVVGAMGLATKAAMSWQSAWTGVLKTVDGSPKQLAEVEAGLRGLARELPATHEEIAAVAEAAGQLGIETGNVVSFTKTMIDMGESTNLSAEEAATSLARFSNIMGTNQKDIGRLGAAIVGLGNNFATTESEIMEMAMRIAGAGKQANMSEGDVLGLAAALSSVGIDAEAGGTAISMVMKKMGNSVSEGGDAMAGFAEVAGMSSKEFSAAWKDDAAGALSTFIAGLGDAQAAGQNVNGALKDLGITGIRESDALLRLSNASDVLKDALASGNEEYANGIALMIEANKRYDTAESKIRMAGNSIKDSAITIGGTFLPVVAEGSKAVAEFAEWIGKLPKPVLEVGAGLGAIGGAASLAVGGFLLLAPRVFDIIEGFNTLRTQFPDLTTKMGKFGKSAGIAAGVIAAVATAAVAASEALKATERTTSSSNFMEAIVMSGGNAEEILKGVNREMEDVSKVGEKTGKTFTAVDDLTGAFNRLYNSTFSDKINTALGWIPGVESGADKAEAAFRELDTAVTDLASGGSLEAAQAGFKAVMYDGRAAGVSLQETFSEFPEYRKQLETIAESSGFLTNSMSEQEKEAVLLKIAYGEITPAMIEAGAAANGNEEDLKALGVSAQTTEEKIASLADEIRGFGSETLDARAATRAVEAGWDDLNEAIKSGKTSLDDTTESGRKNNEMLDAQIRNINDSTASNIEEGQSVEEVTKKHKKQRDEMVRVATAFFGSEKKAKAYVDQLLKTPDEIETDVKVNTGDATAKLKKTKQWMDSIKDKTVWVRVNEVHIRKEGDETVYSSDPKNKSVQKFKYFGGIDLMPMAAGGVHNNIAEMVKPNTWRIVGDRMDVDEAFIPLDGSRRSWKIMMEAISRMPGAMPMAKGGIASAEKSVDAAQDRLRAARREKQDAKSKKAKAQADRRIRIAEDELESAKKSLKAAKEKQKADEKAAKIAADRAKEERERKARVNDLRTDLRVDLRRGNIRDQVTGGLSGGYSAVDRLYDLGSNQDLSRGSRSRANSSARKFEANLRSLYAQAERIDNRLKKAQDKATELKGIKDSVASGLLNDRDLDVSTSVVSTGDGNFKQVSSLSSMTGKTARLKELVGKLGKLAKMGIPGALLQEVASQGIEGGNSAADALLNAPLGERNQLVSSWAEFDKYANQAGQFVTEGFYKGGVNAADGVVKGLQGKQKNVEAAIANLAKAMESTFKQVLGIHSPSRVTGEIGEFTAEGLVQGMLGGVSDVQSAAAMLGAAAVPSVGAMSMDVGVTPVVADDEGAAGLAMQDMSATTLDAMEQMNLSVSEGFAGMLANIQTAQAGMLLSTQENQLGMLTNTQTQNAAMLLDTQTQQEAMRATVAAKQAGQLSVSTEQQELMRLMLIDKQSQMKTRSETDFEALKNTTGSKFSTMRTNTDTTMSGLHGDYSTRLANLKSLNKTGFESLLSTSNKNMEAIREGIDGEMAAAKPELGGRLNALIGVLSSFTASVNKAFGDVGVKLSAPAALKFASGGVMPGYTPGRDVHQFYSPTAGNLHLSGGEAIMRPEWTRAMGGEAGVKAQNDAARQGRLDDLLHAQSQAFATGGVFGRVPGVNAFADAGVWRNLWAITRDQFPNARLTSAYRGGSRTVSGNASYHSRGMAIDVSPSMDIFNFWRNKYGANLAELIYSPANGKQIKNGSNHYYTGAVRGMHFNHVHIAARQALSDAMAGGLPGMGGEMSHPFLDRAGVTAGSDLQASYAKAAEKLTQQIYAKHAKQLPDGIAGQLGKGIMSQVSEGLVGKAKEYGKTTAISGTTAGDPAVKAAVRKIAEQMGWGKYWGDIDWLVNKESSWNPNAANPSSSARGLFQKMTSLHGPVEDTVEGQARWGLNYIKSTYGNPAAARAHHQRSNWYEGGTERAKRGLAVVGEEGPELVNFQGGEQVMSTADSMKFMAANRTYIPNTAPAFDAATLSSSIASAVKGMQVTPEQIATAFDGVPLQLVMRDGTQMDAYMKKQIGQVAVGAGRAH, translated from the coding sequence ATGGCAGAAGTTCGTAATGTGTCAGCCCTCCTTTCGGTGAAGGTCAATCAATTCAAGGCCGACATGGCGGCTGCGGGCAAAGCGGCAGTAGATGCCGCAAACAAGACCGAGACCGCCTGGGATAAGTCTCAAACTGGCGCAGGCAAGGCCATACAGAAGATCGGCCAGTACCGAAGCGAGATTAGTGAGATCGGCGGCGCGATGGCCACCTTCGGTGGCATTGTCGTTGGCGCAATGGGCCTCGCCACGAAGGCGGCCATGTCCTGGCAGTCGGCTTGGACTGGCGTGCTCAAGACGGTCGATGGATCTCCGAAACAGTTGGCTGAGGTTGAGGCAGGTCTGCGAGGACTCGCCCGAGAACTCCCCGCTACTCACGAAGAAATCGCGGCTGTTGCGGAAGCTGCCGGTCAGCTCGGCATCGAGACCGGCAATGTCGTGTCGTTCACCAAGACCATGATCGACATGGGCGAGTCGACGAATCTTTCCGCCGAAGAAGCCGCAACCTCACTGGCCCGGTTCTCGAACATCATGGGAACCAATCAGAAGGACATTGGCCGCCTTGGTGCCGCGATCGTCGGTCTCGGCAACAACTTCGCTACCACCGAGTCCGAGATCATGGAAATGGCGATGAGGATCGCCGGCGCAGGCAAGCAGGCGAACATGTCCGAGGGCGACGTTCTCGGTCTCGCCGCCGCTCTGTCTTCGGTGGGCATTGACGCTGAAGCTGGTGGCACGGCCATCTCCATGGTCATGAAGAAGATGGGGAACTCCGTCTCCGAGGGCGGCGACGCTATGGCCGGGTTCGCCGAGGTCGCAGGCATGTCCTCTAAGGAGTTCTCTGCGGCATGGAAGGACGACGCCGCGGGCGCACTGTCCACCTTCATTGCTGGTCTGGGTGACGCTCAGGCGGCTGGTCAGAACGTCAATGGCGCCCTCAAGGACCTCGGCATCACCGGCATTCGTGAGTCTGATGCACTGCTGCGCCTATCGAACGCTTCTGATGTCCTCAAGGATGCACTGGCATCCGGCAACGAAGAGTACGCCAACGGCATCGCTCTCATGATCGAGGCGAACAAACGGTACGACACAGCCGAGTCGAAGATCCGTATGGCCGGAAACTCGATCAAGGATTCCGCCATCACCATCGGTGGCACCTTTCTGCCTGTTGTTGCTGAAGGATCCAAGGCTGTCGCTGAATTTGCTGAGTGGATTGGCAAGCTCCCGAAACCGGTGCTCGAAGTGGGCGCCGGCCTCGGCGCTATCGGCGGCGCGGCATCACTCGCCGTGGGAGGCTTCCTGCTGCTCGCGCCACGGGTGTTCGACATCATCGAAGGATTCAACACCCTGCGCACACAGTTCCCCGACCTGACCACGAAGATGGGGAAGTTCGGAAAATCTGCCGGCATTGCCGCAGGCGTCATTGCCGCTGTCGCTACGGCGGCTGTGGCGGCGTCCGAGGCACTGAAGGCGACCGAGCGCACCACGTCTTCGTCGAACTTCATGGAAGCGATCGTCATGTCGGGCGGCAACGCTGAGGAGATCCTCAAGGGCGTCAACCGCGAAATGGAAGACGTTTCAAAGGTCGGCGAGAAGACCGGCAAGACGTTCACTGCCGTTGACGACCTGACTGGCGCGTTCAACCGGCTTTACAACTCGACTTTCTCTGACAAGATCAACACCGCTCTCGGATGGATTCCTGGCGTCGAGTCGGGTGCGGACAAGGCGGAAGCAGCGTTCAGGGAACTGGACACCGCCGTCACCGATCTTGCATCCGGAGGGTCACTCGAAGCGGCTCAGGCTGGATTCAAAGCAGTCATGTATGACGGTCGCGCTGCTGGCGTCTCGCTCCAAGAGACTTTCTCCGAGTTCCCGGAATACAGGAAGCAACTTGAGACCATTGCGGAATCGTCCGGCTTCCTCACTAACTCCATGTCCGAGCAGGAGAAGGAAGCCGTCCTTCTGAAGATTGCCTACGGTGAAATCACCCCGGCGATGATCGAGGCCGGAGCCGCGGCCAACGGCAACGAAGAAGACCTCAAAGCACTGGGCGTGAGCGCTCAGACGACCGAGGAGAAGATCGCCTCGCTCGCCGATGAGATCCGCGGGTTCGGGTCAGAAACGCTTGATGCACGAGCGGCCACGCGTGCCGTCGAGGCCGGCTGGGATGACCTCAACGAGGCAATCAAGTCGGGGAAGACCTCTCTCGATGACACCACCGAGTCCGGTCGCAAGAACAACGAGATGCTGGATGCCCAGATTCGCAACATCAACGACTCCACGGCATCAAACATCGAAGAGGGCCAGTCGGTCGAAGAGGTCACGAAGAAGCACAAGAAGCAACGCGACGAAATGGTGCGTGTTGCCACCGCATTCTTCGGTTCGGAGAAGAAGGCCAAGGCGTACGTTGACCAGCTTCTTAAGACCCCGGACGAGATCGAAACCGATGTCAAGGTCAACACGGGCGACGCCACTGCGAAGCTGAAGAAGACGAAGCAGTGGATGGACTCGATCAAAGACAAGACCGTTTGGGTCCGGGTCAATGAGGTTCATATCCGCAAAGAGGGCGACGAGACCGTTTACTCGTCTGACCCCAAGAACAAGTCGGTCCAGAAGTTCAAGTACTTCGGCGGCATCGATCTGATGCCGATGGCCGCAGGTGGAGTCCATAACAACATCGCCGAGATGGTCAAGCCCAACACCTGGCGCATCGTCGGTGACCGCATGGACGTCGACGAGGCGTTCATCCCACTCGACGGTTCCCGGCGGTCGTGGAAGATCATGATGGAAGCGATCTCCCGCATGCCCGGCGCCATGCCAATGGCGAAGGGTGGTATTGCCTCGGCTGAAAAGTCGGTCGATGCGGCACAGGATCGCCTCCGTGCAGCCCGTCGGGAAAAGCAGGACGCGAAGTCGAAGAAGGCGAAAGCCCAGGCTGATCGCCGCATCCGCATTGCCGAGGATGAACTCGAATCTGCGAAGAAATCTCTCAAGGCGGCCAAGGAGAAGCAGAAGGCCGACGAGAAGGCCGCAAAGATCGCAGCCGACCGCGCCAAGGAGGAGCGTGAACGCAAGGCCCGTGTGAACGACCTCCGCACGGATCTGCGTGTGGATCTTCGCCGCGGCAACATTCGCGACCAGGTGACCGGTGGACTGTCTGGCGGCTACTCGGCCGTCGACCGCCTGTACGACTTGGGTTCGAATCAGGACTTGTCTCGTGGTTCGCGGTCACGTGCGAATTCGTCGGCTCGGAAGTTCGAAGCGAACCTCCGCAGCCTGTACGCGCAGGCTGAGCGGATCGACAACCGGCTGAAGAAGGCGCAGGACAAGGCGACCGAGCTGAAGGGCATCAAGGACTCGGTCGCGTCTGGCCTGTTGAACGACCGTGACCTCGACGTGTCCACTTCGGTGGTTTCGACTGGCGACGGGAACTTCAAACAGGTGTCGTCTCTGTCGTCGATGACTGGGAAGACCGCTCGTCTGAAGGAGCTTGTCGGGAAGCTGGGCAAGCTTGCGAAGATGGGCATCCCTGGTGCTCTCCTGCAGGAGGTTGCGTCGCAGGGTATCGAGGGCGGCAATAGTGCCGCGGATGCTCTGCTGAACGCTCCTTTGGGGGAGCGGAACCAGTTGGTGTCGTCGTGGGCTGAGTTCGACAAGTACGCGAACCAGGCTGGCCAGTTCGTCACGGAGGGCTTCTACAAGGGTGGAGTCAATGCCGCTGACGGTGTGGTGAAGGGTCTGCAGGGCAAGCAGAAGAACGTTGAAGCCGCGATCGCGAATCTTGCGAAGGCGATGGAGTCGACGTTCAAGCAGGTTCTGGGTATCCATTCGCCGTCGCGTGTGACTGGTGAGATTGGTGAGTTCACTGCTGAGGGGCTCGTGCAGGGCATGCTTGGCGGTGTTTCGGATGTTCAGTCCGCGGCCGCCATGCTGGGTGCTGCTGCCGTCCCGTCTGTGGGTGCCATGTCCATGGATGTGGGTGTGACTCCTGTTGTTGCTGACGATGAAGGTGCGGCGGGTCTTGCAATGCAGGACATGTCTGCGACCACGTTGGATGCGATGGAGCAGATGAACCTGTCCGTGTCTGAGGGGTTCGCTGGAATGCTGGCGAACATTCAGACTGCGCAGGCGGGGATGCTCCTGTCCACGCAGGAAAACCAGTTGGGCATGCTCACGAACACGCAGACGCAGAACGCAGCGATGCTGTTGGACACGCAGACTCAGCAGGAAGCTATGCGGGCCACCGTTGCGGCCAAGCAGGCTGGGCAACTGTCGGTGTCGACTGAGCAGCAGGAACTCATGCGGCTCATGCTCATCGACAAGCAGTCGCAGATGAAAACCAGGTCCGAGACTGATTTCGAAGCGTTGAAGAACACGACCGGTTCGAAGTTTTCGACCATGCGCACCAACACTGACACCACCATGTCGGGACTGCACGGCGACTACTCGACGCGTCTCGCGAACCTGAAGTCGTTGAACAAGACCGGGTTCGAGTCGTTGCTGTCCACGTCGAACAAGAACATGGAAGCCATCCGTGAGGGCATTGACGGTGAGATGGCGGCGGCGAAACCCGAACTGGGTGGCCGGCTGAATGCTCTCATCGGTGTCCTGTCCTCGTTCACTGCCAGTGTGAATAAGGCGTTCGGGGATGTGGGCGTGAAGCTCTCCGCCCCGGCCGCATTGAAGTTCGCTTCTGGTGGTGTCATGCCCGGGTATACGCCCGGTCGGGACGTTCACCAGTTCTACTCGCCGACTGCAGGGAATCTGCATTTGTCGGGTGGGGAAGCAATCATGCGCCCCGAGTGGACTCGCGCCATGGGCGGCGAGGCTGGGGTGAAGGCTCAAAACGATGCTGCACGTCAGGGTCGTTTGGATGACCTTCTGCATGCTCAGTCGCAGGCGTTCGCTACTGGTGGCGTGTTCGGTCGCGTTCCGGGCGTGAATGCGTTCGCGGATGCTGGTGTGTGGCGGAACCTTTGGGCGATCACGAGGGACCAGTTCCCGAATGCTCGCCTCACGTCCGCTTACCGTGGTGGTTCCCGCACAGTGTCGGGCAACGCTTCGTACCACTCCAGGGGTATGGCGATCGACGTGTCCCCGTCGATGGACATTTTCAACTTCTGGCGCAATAAGTACGGTGCGAACCTTGCCGAACTGATCTATTCGCCCGCGAACGGGAAGCAGATCAAGAACGGTTCGAACCACTACTACACCGGTGCCGTCCGCGGCATGCACTTCAACCACGTCCACATCGCCGCACGGCAAGCCCTGTCGGACGCTATGGCCGGCGGTCTGCCGGGCATGGGTGGGGAAATGTCGCACCCGTTCTTGGACCGTGCTGGCGTGACTGCCGGTTCCGACTTGCAGGCTTCCTACGCCAAGGCGGCCGAGAAGCTGACCCAGCAGATCTACGCCAAGCACGCCAAGCAACTCCCGGATGGGATTGCTGGGCAACTCGGCAAGGGCATCATGTCCCAGGTTTCCGAGGGACTGGTCGGTAAGGCGAAGGAGTACGGCAAAACCACTGCCATCTCCGGAACCACTGCCGGCGACCCCGCAGTGAAGGCTGCTGTCCGCAAGATCGCGGAGCAGATGGGTTGGGGCAAGTACTGGGGCGACATTGACTGGTTGGTGAACAAGGAGTCCTCGTGGAATCCGAACGCAGCCAACCCGTCATCGTCGGCCCGAGGCCTGTTCCAGAAGATGACTTCTCTGCATGGCCCGGTTGAGGACACGGTGGAGGGTCAGGCCCGGTGGGGTCTGAACTACATCAAATCCACATACGGGAACCCAGCTGCGGCTCGTGCTCATCACCAGCGTTCCAACTGGTATGAGGGCGGCACGGAACGCGCCAAGCGCGGTCTGGCTGTCGTCGGTGAGGAAGGCCCTGAACTCGTGAACTTCCAGGGCGGCGAACAGGTCATGTCGACCGCGGATTCGATGAAGTTCATGGCCGCGAACCGCACTTACATTCCGAACACTGCACCTGCATTCGATGCGGCAACTTTGTCGTCGTCGATTGCGTCTGCGGTGAAGGGGATGCAGGTGACTCCGGAGCAGATCGCGACCGCGTTTGATGGTGTGCCGCTGCAGCTCGTGATGCGGGACGGCACTCAGATGGATGCGTATATGAAGAAGCAGATAGGCCAGGTTGCTGTTGGTGCTGGGAGGGCTCACTGA
- a CDS encoding deoxyribodipyrimidine photo-lyase: MEEEMTTQFDPDAFIAGIRTAQTKVTIFQRADLAGELQAVEADLALFTDDGEEQDLTAGAEKAELLEKQAELQAELENSAVEFIVRAIDPEEVEELAKAARKACAEKADQAAKEAAGYAREECRRAEIGDKNDIREAVRRAASNASSAIIQDETGHYVLSAAIVNEDGAQVFTPDQMRKVSNKIGEPQVKNLRDAFYDLTSTDPGSFVPKSLKPGPRAED, translated from the coding sequence ATGGAGGAAGAAATGACAACTCAGTTTGATCCCGATGCATTCATCGCTGGCATCCGCACGGCCCAGACCAAAGTGACCATCTTCCAGCGAGCCGATCTCGCCGGCGAATTGCAGGCGGTCGAGGCAGACCTGGCACTGTTCACCGATGACGGTGAAGAGCAGGATCTCACGGCCGGAGCAGAGAAGGCGGAGCTGCTTGAGAAGCAGGCCGAACTGCAGGCCGAACTCGAGAATTCGGCGGTCGAGTTCATCGTCCGCGCCATAGACCCCGAAGAGGTCGAAGAGCTGGCGAAAGCGGCCCGGAAGGCGTGTGCAGAGAAGGCAGACCAGGCAGCCAAGGAGGCCGCTGGATATGCCCGAGAAGAGTGCCGTCGTGCCGAGATCGGCGACAAGAACGACATTCGCGAAGCGGTCCGGCGCGCCGCCTCAAATGCGTCCAGCGCGATCATCCAAGACGAGACGGGGCATTACGTGCTCTCTGCCGCGATCGTGAACGAAGACGGTGCGCAGGTGTTCACCCCAGATCAGATGCGGAAAGTGTCGAACAAGATCGGCGAACCGCAGGTAAAGAACCTGCGCGACGCGTTCTACGATCTGACTTCCACCGATCCGGGTTCGTTCGTCCCAAAATCGCTGAAGCCTGGGCCGAGGGCCGAGGACTAA